The following are encoded together in the Streptomyces asoensis genome:
- a CDS encoding phage tail protein, giving the protein MPSDLDPGSTIFFTLTIDGESLGYFNGCEGLSSQVEIEHRQEGGNNGFVWQLPSRVTFSTIRLTRPLTPDTTKVAKWISSVTTGVTRPTAQIAALRADGSEVARWGLIDVLPVSWQGPSLSPDSPGVATEVLEITHHGFTD; this is encoded by the coding sequence ATGCCGTCCGATCTCGACCCGGGCTCCACCATCTTCTTCACCCTGACCATCGACGGCGAGAGCCTCGGCTACTTCAACGGGTGCGAGGGCCTCTCGTCGCAGGTGGAGATCGAGCACCGGCAGGAGGGCGGCAACAACGGCTTCGTCTGGCAACTGCCCTCCCGGGTCACCTTCTCGACGATCCGGCTGACCCGTCCGCTCACCCCGGACACCACCAAGGTCGCCAAGTGGATCTCCTCCGTCACCACGGGCGTGACCCGGCCGACCGCGCAGATCGCGGCGCTGCGCGCGGACGGTTCGGAGGTCGCCCGGTGGGGTCTCATCGACGTGCTGCCGGTGAGCTGGCAGGGGCCGTCGCTCAGCCCGGACAGCCCCGGCGTGGCCACGGAGGTCCTGGAGATCACCCACCACGGCTTCACGGACTGA